The Fervidicoccaceae archaeon genome contains a region encoding:
- the thpR gene encoding RNA 2',3'-cyclic phosphodiesterase — MRLFVSIDVENPDLVAKISELKSLIDSVGAPVKLVEDENLHVTLAFIGEVPEVLVDRVRNCLARVSRPSFSAHLRGLGAFPSPQRPRVLWVGIEEGRAELEELHRAVSRNLISAGVGFRGSSFEPHVTIGRVKGARNIAVLTKILEQYSDFEVGWLKVSEFRLKRSVLTPRGPIYSTLASFPLQ, encoded by the coding sequence TTGAGGCTCTTCGTCTCAATTGACGTAGAGAATCCCGACCTCGTGGCCAAGATCTCCGAGCTGAAATCGCTCATTGATTCGGTAGGAGCGCCCGTGAAGCTCGTCGAGGACGAAAACCTACACGTGACGCTAGCCTTCATCGGAGAGGTCCCCGAGGTCCTCGTCGATAGAGTCAGGAACTGTCTGGCTAGGGTGAGTCGCCCCTCGTTCTCGGCGCATCTCCGAGGTCTCGGGGCCTTTCCCTCGCCTCAGAGGCCGAGGGTTCTTTGGGTGGGCATCGAAGAGGGCAGAGCCGAGCTCGAGGAGCTTCATAGAGCGGTTTCGAGGAACTTAATCTCGGCCGGTGTTGGCTTCAGAGGCTCGAGCTTCGAGCCTCACGTGACGATCGGGAGAGTAAAGGGCGCGAGGAATATCGCAGTTCTGACGAAGATACTGGAACAATACTCTGACTTCGAGGTGGGATGGCTGAAGGTCTCGGAGTTCAGGCTGAAGCGCAGCGTTCTCACGCCACGCGGCCCCATCTATTCAACCCTGGCCAGCTTTCCCCTACAGTGA
- a CDS encoding winged helix-turn-helix domain-containing protein: MVCATYEERLNSEKRSTLEIIYDMLRSLTNGGLRKTQLANRARLDFRVMERHLALALSLKLVKVDEVTGLIHITDKGRKFIAEYEEFAREFALLPYNQNI; encoded by the coding sequence TTGGTCTGCGCCACCTACGAGGAGCGGTTGAACTCAGAGAAGAGGTCCACGCTCGAGATAATCTACGACATGTTGAGGTCTCTGACCAACGGAGGTCTGAGGAAGACGCAGCTGGCGAACAGGGCCAGGCTGGACTTTCGCGTCATGGAGAGGCACCTCGCGTTAGCTCTATCGCTTAAGCTCGTCAAGGTCGACGAGGTTACCGGGCTAATACACATAACGGACAAGGGGCGCAAATTCATTGCGGAGTACGAGGAATTCGCGCGAGAATTCGCCCTCCTCCCCTATAACCAAAACATCTAA
- the cca gene encoding CCA tRNA nucleotidyltransferase, which produces MRSKREEIERSVLVRIKPSPELYEEGRSIFSEVANLVRALAAKEGWTCDVRLEGSFAKDTWLATSPELDIFVLFDEGVSGDKIKTELFPRLLKIFEAYEPVVKYSEHPYLSFQRKKFKVEVVPATRARPGEMRTAVDRTPYHTKYVLEHSNEELRDQMRLLKQFSKAVGVYGAEIAVEGFSGYLLELLTIYYGGFGEVLEAASKWEPPVVIDLEGYYRDEREAVERLGKRPLVVVDPVDERRNVASALSLDKMMEFSMASRLYLTRPSVYYFFPEELPSSERLLELLIELAKHVVVVEVRLRAPLPPDTLWGEAKRLSRNVSSFLENEGYDLIRCSTWTNESTRALVACLVEEPFKPGPKKHAGPPVTNFEHTLRFVEAYAGRPGSGPWIEGGRLYALKERRHVSAPAALESALRSLLVSHLREGEASAYSLSWRLDLLDEEPGAWLREFLLGKPRWLLPYCLELEKA; this is translated from the coding sequence TTGCGCTCGAAGAGAGAGGAGATCGAGAGAAGCGTCCTAGTCAGGATCAAGCCGAGCCCCGAACTCTACGAGGAGGGGCGCTCCATCTTCTCCGAGGTCGCTAATTTAGTGAGAGCCTTAGCCGCTAAAGAGGGTTGGACCTGCGACGTGAGGCTCGAGGGGAGCTTCGCTAAAGATACTTGGCTCGCCACGAGCCCTGAGCTCGACATCTTCGTGTTGTTCGACGAGGGGGTCTCGGGCGACAAGATAAAGACTGAGCTCTTCCCGAGGCTGCTGAAGATATTCGAGGCGTACGAGCCCGTGGTGAAGTACTCGGAGCACCCCTACCTCTCTTTCCAAAGAAAGAAGTTCAAGGTCGAGGTAGTGCCGGCAACGCGCGCTCGGCCAGGCGAGATGAGGACGGCCGTGGATAGGACCCCTTATCACACGAAGTACGTGCTCGAGCACTCGAACGAAGAGCTGAGAGACCAAATGAGGCTCCTCAAGCAGTTCTCCAAAGCGGTGGGGGTCTACGGCGCGGAGATCGCCGTAGAAGGCTTCTCCGGTTATCTGCTGGAGCTGCTGACGATATACTACGGGGGATTCGGGGAGGTCCTCGAGGCCGCGTCAAAGTGGGAACCCCCCGTCGTTATAGATCTCGAAGGCTACTATCGAGACGAGAGAGAGGCCGTCGAGAGGCTCGGGAAGAGACCTCTCGTGGTAGTGGACCCCGTTGACGAGAGGAGGAACGTGGCCTCGGCCCTCTCGCTCGACAAAATGATGGAGTTCTCTATGGCCTCCCGCCTCTATCTAACGAGGCCCAGCGTCTACTATTTCTTCCCCGAGGAGCTGCCGAGCTCCGAAAGATTGCTCGAACTCTTAATCGAACTCGCGAAACACGTGGTCGTGGTCGAAGTGAGACTGCGGGCCCCGCTCCCCCCCGACACGCTCTGGGGCGAAGCCAAGAGGCTCTCGAGAAACGTCTCCTCGTTCTTGGAGAACGAGGGTTATGATCTCATTAGATGCTCAACGTGGACCAACGAGTCAACGAGGGCGCTAGTGGCCTGCCTAGTGGAGGAGCCCTTCAAGCCGGGCCCGAAGAAGCACGCGGGCCCCCCTGTCACGAACTTCGAACACACTCTGAGATTCGTGGAGGCCTACGCCGGCCGACCCGGCTCGGGCCCCTGGATAGAAGGCGGGAGGCTCTACGCGCTCAAGGAGAGGAGACACGTGAGCGCCCCGGCCGCGCTCGAGAGCGCTCTCCGCAGTCTCCTAGTTTCGCACCTCAGAGAGGGAGAGGCCTCCGCGTACTCTCTCTCGTGGCGCTTGGACCTACTCGACGAGGAGCCCGGCGCATGGCTCAGGGAGTTCCTCTTGGGGAAGCCGAGATGGCTCCTCCCCTATTGCCTAGAGCTCGAGAAAGCATAG
- the hjc gene encoding Holliday junction resolvase Hjc produces the protein MEARRGSSRSRGFSKERELARKLWSMGFACVRGPASGAKAKHVLQPDIVAIRNGRVLVIEVKTRRKSSTIYVEKEQIEKLEEWRRRIGESCVPLVAVYVGREMGWRFVTIDGLERTRSGNAKVTREALSRAHDLLSLKNLTDPHVSRIDSYRLQNRDGLP, from the coding sequence ATGGAGGCGCGTAGAGGCTCCAGCCGCTCCCGCGGCTTCTCAAAGGAGAGGGAGTTGGCGAGGAAGCTGTGGAGCATGGGCTTCGCGTGCGTGAGAGGGCCGGCCAGCGGCGCTAAGGCGAAGCACGTCCTTCAACCGGACATCGTCGCGATAAGGAACGGTCGGGTGTTGGTCATAGAAGTCAAGACTAGGCGCAAGAGCTCGACAATATATGTCGAGAAAGAGCAGATCGAGAAGCTAGAGGAGTGGAGAAGGAGAATCGGAGAATCCTGCGTGCCCCTTGTAGCAGTTTACGTTGGAAGAGAGATGGGATGGCGCTTTGTAACCATAGACGGGCTTGAGAGGACGCGGAGCGGTAACGCCAAGGTGACGCGGGAAGCCCTCTCGAGAGCGCATGACCTCCTCTCTCTCAAGAATCTAACTGACCCTCATGTAAGTAGAATTGATTCTTATAGATTGCAAAATCGCGATGGATTACCATGA
- a CDS encoding RNA-binding domain-containing protein: MQWKVRVEVPVRFTEDESKLLELLNRIVEPERVFVEEEASEKRLVAVSRCLSSLAKLRDLLRRERILDAARKRMLSGASEETLRVLIHKQALAGGRLSLVDHESESPLGAVRVVVYHERPLEVVDWLAPPTREGRPLWERETPQPDCAPSF; this comes from the coding sequence ATGCAGTGGAAGGTACGCGTGGAGGTCCCGGTGAGATTCACCGAGGATGAATCGAAGCTCTTGGAGCTCTTGAACCGCATCGTAGAGCCGGAGCGCGTGTTCGTGGAGGAAGAGGCGAGTGAGAAGAGGCTCGTGGCCGTCTCAAGGTGCTTATCTTCCCTAGCCAAATTGCGCGACCTTCTCAGAAGGGAGAGAATACTCGACGCCGCCAGGAAGAGGATGTTGAGCGGAGCCAGCGAGGAAACGCTCAGGGTGCTCATTCATAAGCAGGCGCTAGCTGGTGGGAGGCTTTCGTTAGTCGATCACGAAAGCGAGAGCCCTTTGGGCGCGGTAAGGGTCGTGGTGTATCACGAGAGGCCGCTCGAAGTAGTAGACTGGCTCGCTCCTCCGACTCGAGAGGGCAGACCTCTGTGGGAGAGAGAGACGCCTCAACCCGACTGCGCGCCGAGCTTTTAA
- a CDS encoding AAA family ATPase, protein MSGGKRIVAVAGLPGSGKSTVAKLLGPPVISMGDVVRREVRKRGLREDLENVMKIARELRRERGAGAVAELVLDELRRIESKLVVVEGVRSSAELDVLAREAECIKVVAVHASPETRFERLRGRGRAGDPRSWEEFVRRDAAELEFGVSEVIALADVMIVNESTLEELSRSVERAREVLEECSGRYAWRSR, encoded by the coding sequence ATGTCGGGCGGGAAGAGAATCGTGGCCGTCGCCGGCCTCCCCGGCTCCGGCAAATCAACCGTGGCTAAGCTGCTCGGCCCCCCAGTCATTTCAATGGGCGACGTCGTGAGAAGAGAGGTCAGGAAACGCGGGCTGAGGGAGGACTTAGAGAATGTGATGAAGATCGCGCGCGAGCTGAGGCGCGAGCGGGGAGCCGGGGCCGTGGCCGAGCTCGTCCTAGATGAGTTGAGGAGGATCGAGAGCAAGCTCGTCGTGGTAGAAGGGGTCAGGAGCTCTGCCGAGCTCGATGTATTGGCACGAGAGGCGGAGTGCATTAAGGTCGTCGCGGTTCACGCAAGCCCGGAGACCAGATTCGAGAGGCTTAGGGGAAGAGGGAGAGCCGGCGACCCCCGCTCATGGGAGGAGTTCGTCCGCAGAGACGCGGCCGAGCTCGAGTTCGGCGTAAGCGAGGTCATAGCACTGGCGGACGTCATGATAGTGAATGAGTCCACGCTCGAGGAGCTCTCGAGGTCCGTGGAGAGAGCGAGAGAGGTGCTCGAGGAATGCAGTGGAAGGTACGCGTGGAGGTCCCGGTGA
- a CDS encoding iron-sulfur cluster assembly protein, with translation MSQSELEEKLVRALREVYDPEIPVNIYDLGLVYEAKVSEEGEIYVKMGVTTPFCPIAFYMATLVEEEIKRRVPEAKSVRVEVTLDPPWHPSRVTPEGRERLKQIYGYDVIGEMLSRELSSKGKPK, from the coding sequence TTGTCGCAGAGCGAGCTCGAGGAAAAGCTCGTGAGAGCTCTCCGGGAAGTATATGACCCCGAGATCCCAGTTAACATCTACGACCTCGGCCTCGTTTACGAGGCGAAGGTCAGCGAGGAAGGAGAAATCTACGTTAAGATGGGCGTGACGACGCCTTTCTGCCCTATCGCGTTTTACATGGCGACGCTCGTAGAGGAGGAGATCAAGAGGAGAGTGCCCGAGGCCAAGAGCGTGCGGGTCGAGGTGACGCTGGACCCGCCTTGGCATCCCAGCAGAGTGACGCCCGAGGGTAGAGAGAGGCTCAAACAGATATACGGTTACGATGTAATCGGAGAAATGTTATCTAGAGAGCTCTCTTCTAAGGGAAAACCTAAGTAG
- a CDS encoding ATPase, T2SS/T4P/T4SS family gives MASIAASLEGEAYVLDLSSIMRGAPTSLIEKGSLGPGSKIYVHRAILTYLERLAAEGRSLGLASLEELSSLARLASQKGLEVIFVGDTPRDPRNLDPLILSAAARELARELNAVLVTSDEVSRLAASALGLRVVYLPGNKRRGRLKLEEFFDERTMSVHLIEGAPPVAKRGTPGYWVFEKITEKPLSREEIQEIVEEIVEEAKSREDSFIEIDRAGSTIVQLERYRIIVVKPPMGSRWEVTAVRPLVKLSLSDYELGSKLLERLEQRAEGILVAGAPGMGKTTFAQALAEYYASKGKIVKTIESPRDMVLPPNIVQYSKHLAEKGELHDILLLSRPDYTVFDELRTDEDFKLYVDLRLAGIGMIGVLHATSPIDAIQRFIGRVELGVIPSIVDTLIFLDKGTVRKVYEITMTIKLPTGLKEAELSRPVVEVRDFITGELEYELYTFGEQVVVVPVRRSKEKPKSSLKAQIERLLPEATVEIDDVAVIVRVPREAARAASRKLRKIRRVAEKHNLELRIEAENGR, from the coding sequence ATGGCGTCGATCGCAGCCAGCCTCGAGGGCGAGGCTTACGTCCTAGACTTAAGCTCGATAATGCGAGGAGCCCCAACGAGTCTGATCGAGAAGGGCTCTCTTGGGCCGGGCAGCAAAATATACGTGCACCGGGCTATTCTGACGTATCTCGAGAGGCTAGCCGCCGAGGGGAGGTCGCTGGGCCTCGCCAGCCTCGAAGAGCTCTCCTCCCTCGCCAGGCTGGCCTCCCAGAAGGGTCTCGAGGTGATCTTCGTCGGAGATACGCCGCGTGACCCGAGAAATCTCGATCCTCTGATCCTCAGCGCAGCGGCGAGAGAGCTTGCTCGAGAGCTGAACGCCGTGTTAGTGACGAGCGACGAGGTGTCGAGACTGGCCGCTTCAGCCTTAGGGCTGAGAGTAGTCTATTTGCCGGGAAATAAGAGGAGGGGGAGGCTGAAGCTGGAAGAATTCTTCGACGAGAGAACGATGAGCGTGCACCTAATAGAGGGGGCCCCTCCGGTAGCTAAGAGGGGCACGCCGGGCTACTGGGTCTTCGAGAAGATAACAGAGAAGCCCTTGAGCCGTGAGGAGATCCAAGAAATAGTTGAGGAGATCGTGGAGGAGGCGAAATCGCGCGAGGACTCCTTTATTGAGATAGACAGAGCGGGTAGCACGATAGTCCAGCTGGAGCGCTATAGGATCATCGTAGTAAAACCCCCCATGGGGAGCAGGTGGGAGGTCACGGCGGTGAGGCCTCTCGTCAAGCTATCGCTCTCGGACTACGAGCTGGGAAGCAAGCTCCTCGAGAGACTCGAGCAGAGGGCCGAGGGCATATTAGTAGCAGGAGCGCCTGGCATGGGCAAAACCACGTTCGCTCAAGCGCTGGCCGAATACTACGCCAGCAAGGGCAAGATAGTAAAAACCATTGAGTCTCCGCGCGACATGGTATTGCCGCCCAATATTGTTCAGTACAGCAAGCACTTGGCCGAGAAGGGAGAATTACACGATATTTTGCTCCTCAGCAGGCCTGATTACACGGTCTTTGACGAGCTGAGGACCGATGAGGACTTCAAGCTCTACGTCGACTTAAGGCTCGCGGGCATAGGCATGATAGGGGTCCTCCACGCCACGTCGCCGATAGACGCGATACAAAGATTCATCGGTCGCGTGGAGCTCGGCGTGATACCGAGCATCGTAGATACGCTGATCTTCCTCGATAAAGGGACAGTCAGGAAGGTCTACGAGATAACAATGACGATAAAGCTGCCAACCGGCCTCAAGGAGGCCGAGCTCTCGAGGCCTGTAGTCGAGGTGAGGGACTTCATCACGGGAGAGCTTGAGTATGAGCTATACACGTTCGGCGAGCAAGTCGTAGTCGTACCGGTGAGGAGGAGCAAGGAGAAGCCTAAGAGCTCGCTCAAAGCGCAAATAGAGCGCCTACTGCCGGAGGCTACCGTCGAGATCGACGACGTGGCCGTCATCGTCAGAGTCCCAAGAGAGGCCGCCAGGGCTGCCTCCAGGAAATTGAGAAAAATCAGGAGAGTAGCCGAGAAGCACAACCTCGAGCTCAGAATCGAAGCCGAGAACGGACGCTGA
- the glyA gene encoding serine hydroxymethyltransferase, which translates to MEGRALIYLEKAIELINEANRRRRLECLNLIASENVMSPLAEKAYLSDFMGRYAEGKPRKRFYQGTREIDELELMLQQMMGELLGTEMIESRPVSGTVANAAVFRALAQPGDVVLVAPVQAGSHVSHTEFGTVGALGLKQRELPYDADSMNVDVDGAARVIESVKPKFVILGGSVYLFPHPVREIAQVAATVEARVVYDGAHVLGLIVGKRWQNPLKLGGSALTASTHKTFPGPQGGLIAFSEEEVYKLVSKTIFPYFVSNHHLHRIPATIVTAAEMMVHGESYADQIVKNARRLAEALAEEGFKVVGERLGYTRSHQVLVDVSAQGGGAKVASILEEANIIVNKNLLPWDPPTAAANPSGIRIGVQEMTRYGMREQEMVEIAFLMRRVAIDGEDPAKVRSKVVELRKWFREVKYSLSSHELLNKLTSTLDLRA; encoded by the coding sequence TTGGAGGGTAGAGCTCTAATCTACCTGGAGAAGGCTATCGAGCTCATCAACGAGGCTAACAGGAGACGGAGGCTCGAGTGTCTAAACTTAATCGCCAGCGAGAACGTCATGAGCCCTCTCGCCGAGAAGGCTTACCTGAGCGACTTCATGGGGAGATATGCCGAGGGCAAACCTAGGAAGAGGTTCTACCAAGGTACGCGCGAGATCGACGAGCTGGAGCTCATGTTGCAGCAAATGATGGGAGAGCTGCTAGGGACCGAGATGATCGAGTCAAGGCCCGTGAGCGGGACCGTAGCCAACGCGGCCGTCTTCCGAGCGCTCGCTCAGCCCGGGGACGTCGTGCTTGTAGCCCCGGTGCAGGCGGGGAGCCACGTCAGTCACACGGAGTTCGGCACCGTCGGAGCTCTCGGTCTCAAGCAACGCGAGCTACCCTACGACGCCGATAGCATGAACGTAGATGTCGACGGGGCAGCCCGAGTGATCGAGAGCGTTAAGCCCAAGTTCGTGATTTTGGGAGGCAGCGTTTACTTGTTCCCGCACCCGGTTCGCGAGATAGCTCAAGTCGCCGCGACGGTGGAAGCCCGCGTGGTCTACGACGGCGCCCACGTCCTCGGACTCATAGTGGGGAAAAGATGGCAGAATCCATTGAAGCTCGGGGGCAGCGCTCTTACGGCGAGCACCCACAAGACTTTCCCGGGTCCGCAGGGCGGCTTGATAGCTTTCTCGGAAGAGGAGGTCTACAAGCTCGTGTCAAAGACGATCTTTCCCTACTTTGTCAGCAATCACCATCTCCATAGGATACCGGCAACGATAGTCACGGCGGCCGAGATGATGGTGCACGGCGAGAGCTATGCTGATCAAATCGTGAAGAACGCGAGGAGGCTGGCCGAGGCTCTAGCGGAGGAGGGCTTCAAGGTGGTCGGCGAGAGGCTGGGCTACACGCGAAGCCATCAAGTCCTCGTGGATGTATCGGCCCAAGGCGGCGGAGCCAAGGTGGCTTCGATCCTCGAGGAGGCGAACATAATCGTCAACAAGAATCTATTGCCCTGGGACCCTCCAACGGCAGCAGCTAACCCGAGTGGGATAAGAATAGGCGTGCAGGAGATGACGAGGTACGGCATGAGAGAGCAGGAGATGGTCGAGATAGCATTCCTCATGAGGAGAGTCGCAATAGACGGCGAAGACCCTGCCAAGGTTCGGTCGAAGGTAGTCGAACTCAGGAAGTGGTTCCGCGAGGTCAAGTACTCGCTATCGAGCCACGAGCTCTTGAACAAGTTGACGAGCACCCTAGACTTGAGAGCGTGA
- a CDS encoding geranylgeranylglycerol-phosphate geranylgeranyltransferase encodes MKSSVRRAIALIEMVRPLNSLMMAAAVLVGALIVAPSHRDLSDNALRLLIGSIVGFSLTASSMVFNDIMDVEIDRINAPHRPIPSGRASVEEAWVLFSVLSVVGIALSALTGPYTLALASSSLASSCLYSRWGKRLGLLGNAMVSYNVAIPIPYGSLLIERIEPKILVFSLMIFLANMGREVTKGIADEEGDKARGVRTLCVTRGPAVAAAVSVAFYSAAVALSPFPLLMGWTGPLYGALVALVDFGFAYSSIELLRAPSRSSALKIKRRALLLMLLGLLAFALSRIR; translated from the coding sequence ATGAAGAGCTCGGTGAGAAGAGCGATCGCCCTCATTGAGATGGTGAGGCCTCTCAATTCTCTCATGATGGCCGCGGCGGTGCTAGTCGGGGCGCTCATAGTCGCGCCGAGCCACCGAGATCTCTCGGACAACGCGCTTCGTCTGTTGATCGGCTCGATCGTGGGATTCTCTTTGACCGCCTCCTCGATGGTCTTCAATGATATCATGGACGTAGAAATAGACAGGATCAATGCTCCTCACAGACCTATACCGAGCGGCAGAGCGAGCGTTGAGGAGGCTTGGGTCCTGTTCTCGGTCCTCTCGGTCGTCGGCATAGCTCTCTCCGCTCTCACGGGCCCTTACACGCTAGCTCTCGCCTCATCTTCTCTAGCCTCTTCGTGCCTCTACAGCCGTTGGGGCAAAAGGCTGGGGCTCCTTGGAAACGCTATGGTGAGTTACAACGTGGCGATCCCCATACCGTACGGTAGCCTCCTCATAGAGCGGATCGAGCCCAAGATCCTCGTCTTCTCTCTGATGATATTCCTGGCCAACATGGGAAGGGAGGTCACTAAAGGCATCGCTGACGAGGAGGGAGATAAAGCTCGCGGCGTGAGGACTCTCTGCGTGACTCGCGGCCCCGCGGTGGCAGCGGCGGTCTCCGTCGCGTTCTACTCCGCTGCCGTGGCTCTCTCACCCTTCCCCCTCCTGATGGGCTGGACTGGTCCGCTCTACGGCGCTCTAGTGGCTCTCGTAGACTTCGGATTCGCTTACTCTTCAATCGAATTATTGAGGGCGCCTTCGAGGAGCTCGGCGCTGAAGATCAAGCGGAGGGCGCTGCTCCTCATGTTGTTGGGGCTGTTAGCCTTCGCGCTCAGCCGAATTAGATGA